A genome region from Geobacter pickeringii includes the following:
- a CDS encoding outer membrane protein — MNKFIIAIAAIALCAIPAVSGAAPPRPGAYVSGFLGVSAPLDTDVTSINNTSGSVFNDRVEFDPSINVGGTGGYDFGLIRLEGEISYKHAEIKSITDDTGFRFRGVDGNLGALAVMGNAFFDLHNATPVTPYWGGGIGFAVLHLSDTYGNDAVGRLLLYPSDDATVFAYQAGGGLEIAINRQFSLDLGYRYFGTAKATFDSDPLTTTKLKYESHNGMVGFRVKF, encoded by the coding sequence ATGAACAAGTTCATCATTGCCATCGCCGCTATAGCCCTCTGTGCCATCCCCGCCGTTTCCGGGGCGGCGCCGCCCCGGCCCGGGGCCTATGTCTCCGGCTTCCTCGGGGTGAGCGCCCCCCTGGACACCGACGTGACGAGCATCAACAACACGAGCGGGTCGGTCTTCAACGACCGGGTGGAGTTCGATCCGAGCATCAACGTGGGGGGGACCGGCGGGTACGACTTCGGCCTCATCCGCCTGGAGGGGGAGATTTCCTACAAGCATGCGGAGATCAAGTCGATCACCGACGACACCGGCTTCCGGTTTCGGGGGGTGGACGGGAACCTCGGGGCCCTGGCGGTGATGGGGAACGCCTTCTTCGATCTCCACAACGCGACGCCGGTCACCCCGTACTGGGGGGGAGGGATCGGCTTTGCCGTGCTGCACCTGAGCGATACCTACGGCAACGACGCGGTGGGACGGCTCCTCCTCTATCCCTCGGATGACGCCACCGTCTTTGCCTACCAGGCCGGCGGCGGCCTGGAGATCGCCATCAACCGGCAGTTTTCGCTGGATCTCGGCTACCGCTACTTCGGCACCGCCAAGGCGACCTTCGATTCGGACCCGCTGACGACGACCAAGCTGAAGTACGAGAGCCACAACGGGATGGTGGGGTTCCGGGTGAAGTTCTAG
- a CDS encoding DUF2252 family protein produces the protein MTIDEATRDYEAWVAGFTPLVADDVALKHRRMAEDPFQFLRATFYRWVQRWPEVCPDLARALAVLAVADLHVENFGTWRDAEGRLVWGVNDFDEVCPLSYAADLVRLAASALLAGEGKGIDISPKDACRAILDGYAAGMAGGEPYVLAERHQWLRETAFGELRDPVRFWEKMDNLPAWQGTVPPEARRLLEKALPTATADVRISHRVAGLGSLGRHRFVAVGTWSGGRVAREVKVLVPSACVWAAGGDGAATVRYDEILAAALRVPDPFVALHSRWLVRRLAPDCSRIELASLSHKRDEKRLLRAMGFETANIHLGSPAAVKKVREDLEKRPEGWLHEAAEAMAGAVTADWKEWRRGNDTAKK, from the coding sequence ATGACCATTGACGAAGCGACGAGGGATTACGAAGCGTGGGTGGCCGGTTTCACGCCGCTGGTGGCTGACGACGTGGCGCTGAAGCATCGGCGCATGGCGGAGGATCCGTTCCAGTTTCTGCGGGCCACCTTTTATCGGTGGGTGCAGCGCTGGCCCGAAGTCTGCCCCGACCTGGCCCGGGCGCTGGCGGTTCTGGCGGTGGCTGATCTCCACGTGGAGAACTTCGGCACTTGGCGCGACGCGGAGGGGCGCCTTGTCTGGGGGGTCAATGACTTCGACGAGGTCTGCCCGCTCTCTTACGCGGCGGATCTGGTGCGGCTTGCGGCGAGCGCCCTCCTGGCGGGGGAGGGGAAGGGGATCGACATCTCCCCCAAGGATGCCTGCCGGGCGATCCTCGACGGCTATGCCGCGGGGATGGCGGGGGGAGAGCCCTACGTCCTTGCCGAGCGCCACCAGTGGCTCCGGGAGACGGCCTTCGGCGAGCTGCGGGACCCGGTCCGGTTCTGGGAGAAGATGGACAATCTCCCGGCATGGCAGGGGACGGTGCCGCCGGAGGCGCGCCGGCTCCTGGAGAAGGCGCTCCCCACAGCCACCGCCGATGTCCGGATCAGCCACCGGGTGGCGGGGCTCGGAAGCCTGGGACGGCACCGCTTCGTTGCGGTCGGCACCTGGTCGGGGGGGAGGGTGGCCCGGGAGGTGAAGGTCCTCGTCCCGTCGGCCTGCGTCTGGGCGGCGGGGGGGGATGGCGCGGCGACCGTGCGCTATGACGAGATCCTGGCGGCGGCGCTCCGCGTTCCCGATCCGTTCGTCGCCCTGCACAGCCGCTGGCTGGTGCGGCGGCTGGCGCCGGACTGCTCCCGCATCGAGCTCGCCTCGCTGTCGCACAAGCGCGACGAAAAGCGGCTGCTGCGGGCCATGGGGTTCGAGACCGCCAACATCCACCTCGGGAGCCCGGCGGCGGTGAAAAAGGTGAGGGAAGATCTGGAGAAACGCCCCGAAGGATGGCTCCACGAAGCAGCGGAGGCGATGGCCGGGGCGGTGACGGCGGACTGGAAAGAGTGGCGCCGTGGCAACGACACGGCAAAGAAGTGA
- the rarD gene encoding EamA family transporter RarD — MSEIALPTAAPSPKEATMPHAADTAAREARLGVTYALAAYLVWGFFPIYFKALAGVAPLEVLAHRIVWSVMTLALMLTAARRWEGVRAVFAQPKTLLTLCATTLLIAVNWLVFIYAVGAGKVLQSSLGYFINPLVSALLGVVFLRERLRAKQKLSFLLAAAGVAFLTVQHGELPWISLALALSFGLYGLLRKQAPVDSLSGLTVETLLLFPVALAYLLWLAHQGTSAFVAGPTRLTVLLACAGVLTSTPLIWFAAATKRLRLATVGLMQYLVPTLHFLLAVFAYGEPFTRAHLVSFACIWAGLVLYTIDAAKLLFSASRPE; from the coding sequence GTGAGCGAGATCGCCCTGCCGACTGCCGCCCCATCGCCCAAGGAAGCGACCATGCCCCATGCCGCAGATACCGCCGCCCGCGAGGCACGCCTCGGGGTGACCTACGCCCTCGCCGCCTACCTGGTGTGGGGTTTTTTCCCGATCTACTTCAAGGCGCTGGCAGGGGTGGCGCCGCTGGAGGTGCTCGCCCACCGCATCGTCTGGTCGGTGATGACCCTTGCCCTGATGCTGACCGCCGCCCGCCGGTGGGAAGGGGTCCGGGCGGTCTTCGCCCAGCCGAAGACGCTGCTCACCCTCTGCGCCACCACGCTCCTCATCGCCGTCAACTGGCTCGTCTTCATCTACGCCGTCGGGGCCGGCAAGGTGCTCCAGTCGAGCCTCGGCTACTTCATCAACCCGCTGGTGTCGGCGCTTCTCGGGGTGGTCTTCCTGCGGGAGCGGCTCAGGGCGAAGCAGAAACTGAGCTTTCTCCTGGCCGCCGCCGGGGTCGCCTTCCTCACCGTCCAGCATGGCGAGCTCCCCTGGATATCCCTCGCGCTTGCCCTCTCCTTCGGCCTCTACGGCCTGCTGCGCAAACAGGCGCCGGTGGACTCCCTCTCCGGCCTCACGGTGGAGACCCTGCTCCTCTTCCCCGTCGCCCTCGCCTACCTGCTCTGGCTCGCCCACCAGGGGACGAGCGCCTTCGTCGCCGGCCCGACGCGCCTCACGGTGCTCCTCGCCTGCGCCGGGGTCCTCACCTCCACGCCGCTCATCTGGTTCGCCGCGGCCACCAAGCGGCTGCGCCTCGCCACCGTCGGGCTGATGCAGTACCTGGTGCCGACGCTCCACTTCCTGCTGGCGGTCTTCGCCTACGGCGAGCCATTCACCCGCGCCCACCTGGTGAGTTTCGCCTGCATCTGGGCCGGTCTCGTCCTCTACACCATCGACGCGGCAAAACTCCTCTTCTCCGCCTCCCGGCCGGAATAG
- a CDS encoding DUF2917 domain-containing protein: MEIRLPKNETVRIEGDPRGLVLCCREGIVWLTQEGDDRDRFLKPGEMFGFTQGGAAVIEGYRDALVTIVRGAHPARRREPAHDPAGIEAGIRLVYHGADR, encoded by the coding sequence ATGGAAATCCGTCTGCCGAAGAACGAAACCGTCAGAATCGAAGGGGATCCGCGGGGGCTGGTGCTCTGCTGCCGCGAGGGGATCGTCTGGCTCACCCAGGAGGGGGACGACCGGGACCGGTTTCTGAAACCGGGGGAGATGTTCGGCTTCACCCAGGGCGGAGCCGCCGTCATCGAGGGGTACCGCGACGCCCTGGTCACCATCGTCCGGGGAGCCCACCCCGCCCGCCGGAGAGAGCCGGCCCACGACCCCGCCGGCATTGAAGCCGGCATCCGGCTCGTGTATCATGGAGCGGACCGGTGA
- a CDS encoding aminotransferase-like domain-containing protein — translation MARNAEAVTKGGRSTLYEQVAGRIAGLIEQGAFTPGSRIPSVRALARQMEVSVSTVLEAYGYLEDQGVIEARPQSGYYVKARIPSPPDAPRISRQMLSPTTVSSRDISLMVMRDSIILNRIPLGAAIPNPDLLPGEKLSRMLSAEARRHRAESLNYDFPPGCAPLRTQIARRMLSAGCTLNPGEIVTTAGCVEAVNLALRAICRPGDIVAVETPCYYNFLQAIEAMGLRALEIPSHPVHGMSLDALRYAIEHHPVRACLAVTNFSNPLGCLMPDDHKRELVEILAARTIPLIEDDIAGDLSFSQHRPSVAKNYDRKGLVLLCSSFSKTLAPGYRVGWIAPGRFQEEVERQKVLANISTPMPTQLAIAEFLANGGYDHHLRTVRRVYARQISLMADAVGRFFPAGTRVSSPAGGYVLWLECPESVDVMKLYELAIDAGITICPGPIFSARKKYGNCIRLNAAFWSPRVEQAVETLGGFAAEMCRP, via the coding sequence ATGGCGCGAAACGCGGAGGCCGTGACGAAGGGGGGGCGGTCGACCCTCTACGAGCAGGTGGCGGGACGCATTGCCGGCCTCATCGAGCAGGGGGCCTTCACCCCGGGAAGCCGCATCCCGTCGGTGCGGGCCCTGGCCCGGCAGATGGAGGTGAGCGTCTCCACGGTCCTGGAGGCCTACGGCTACCTGGAGGACCAGGGGGTCATCGAGGCCCGCCCCCAGTCGGGGTACTACGTGAAGGCGCGGATCCCGTCCCCCCCCGACGCCCCCCGGATCTCGCGCCAGATGCTGAGCCCCACCACGGTGTCGAGCCGCGACATTTCCCTGATGGTGATGCGGGATTCGATCATCCTGAACCGGATTCCCCTCGGGGCGGCGATCCCCAACCCCGATCTCCTCCCCGGCGAGAAGCTGAGCCGGATGCTTTCTGCGGAGGCGCGCCGACACCGGGCCGAGAGCCTCAACTACGATTTTCCCCCCGGCTGCGCCCCGCTGCGGACCCAGATCGCCCGGCGGATGCTCTCCGCCGGCTGCACCCTCAATCCGGGAGAGATCGTCACCACCGCCGGCTGCGTGGAGGCGGTGAACCTGGCGCTGCGGGCCATCTGCCGTCCCGGCGACATCGTGGCGGTGGAAACTCCCTGTTACTACAACTTCCTCCAGGCCATCGAGGCGATGGGGCTGCGTGCCCTGGAGATCCCGAGCCATCCGGTCCACGGCATGAGCCTCGACGCCCTGCGCTATGCCATCGAGCACCATCCGGTCCGGGCCTGCCTCGCGGTCACCAATTTCAGCAACCCACTGGGATGTCTCATGCCCGACGACCACAAGCGGGAACTGGTGGAGATCCTCGCCGCCCGCACCATCCCCCTCATCGAGGACGACATCGCCGGCGACCTGAGCTTTTCCCAGCACCGCCCCTCCGTGGCGAAGAACTACGACCGCAAAGGGCTGGTGCTCCTCTGTTCCTCCTTCTCCAAGACGCTGGCGCCGGGGTACCGGGTGGGGTGGATCGCGCCGGGGCGGTTCCAGGAGGAGGTGGAGCGGCAGAAGGTGCTGGCGAATATCTCCACCCCCATGCCGACCCAGCTCGCCATTGCCGAGTTCCTGGCCAACGGTGGCTACGACCACCACCTGCGCACCGTCCGGCGGGTCTATGCCCGGCAGATATCCCTCATGGCCGATGCCGTGGGGCGCTTCTTCCCCGCCGGAACCCGGGTCTCCAGCCCGGCGGGGGGGTACGTCCTCTGGCTCGAATGCCCCGAGAGCGTGGACGTGATGAAGCTCTACGAGCTGGCCATCGACGCGGGGATCACCATCTGTCCGGGACCGATCTTCTCCGCCCGGAAAAAGTACGGTAACTGCATCCGGCTGAACGCCGCCTTCTGGTCGCCCCGGGTGGAGCAGGCGGTGGAGACCCTGGGCGGGTTCGCGGCGGAGATGTGCCGCCCCTGA
- a CDS encoding TetR/AcrR family transcriptional regulator, whose translation MDKNETRATIIRIGTDLISRQGFNATGIDAVLKEAGVPKGSFYYYFRSKEEFGLAVIDHFAERYDQRLDTFLNDDEVKPLNRIRNLLDGGLTRMEQNQCSKGCLIGNLGQELADQNERFRARLEEIFGSWKERYAVCLREAQKAGELAPELDAGVVAGFILSGLEGAILRAKVMKSPQPLRDFIETLFATVLQKR comes from the coding sequence ATGGACAAGAACGAAACACGCGCCACCATCATCCGCATCGGCACCGACCTCATCTCGCGCCAGGGATTCAACGCCACCGGCATCGACGCGGTGCTGAAGGAGGCGGGGGTCCCGAAGGGCTCCTTCTACTACTATTTCAGGAGCAAGGAGGAGTTCGGCCTGGCGGTGATCGACCACTTTGCCGAGCGCTATGACCAGCGGCTCGACACCTTCCTGAACGACGACGAGGTGAAACCGCTGAACCGCATCCGCAACCTGCTGGACGGCGGGCTGACGCGGATGGAGCAGAACCAGTGCAGCAAGGGGTGTCTCATCGGCAACCTGGGGCAGGAGCTGGCCGACCAGAACGAGCGCTTCCGGGCGCGGCTGGAGGAGATCTTCGGCTCGTGGAAGGAGCGCTACGCCGTCTGCCTGCGGGAGGCCCAGAAGGCGGGGGAACTGGCGCCAGAGCTCGATGCCGGGGTGGTGGCGGGCTTCATCCTCTCGGGACTGGAGGGGGCGATCCTGCGGGCCAAGGTGATGAAGTCGCCCCAGCCACTGCGGGATTTCATCGAAACCCTCTTTGCGACGGTGCTCCAGAAGCGGTAA
- a CDS encoding YhdH/YhfP family quinone oxidoreductase — METASTFKALVVEKTPEKEFVREIRERSIDDLPAGDLVVRVHYSSLNYKDALSATGHPGVTRQFPHTPGIDAAGEVVSCESGAFAPGDKVIVTGYDLGMETDGGWGQYIRIPAEWAVRLPEGLSLREGMALGTAGFTAALSVLKLERAGVAPDAGEILVTGATGGVGSIAVAILAAAGYTVVASTGKEADEEYLRDLGAARVVSRDEVTAGAEKALLAERWAGAVDVVGGQTLAAVLKSTKYGGTVTCCGLVGSPELPVNVYPFILRGVSLLGIDSVQCPRDIREAVWQRLAAGWKPDRLDEMVTECTLPGLEVMIQTILHGGITGRVVVNLRES; from the coding sequence ATGGAAACGGCATCGACATTCAAGGCGCTGGTGGTGGAGAAGACCCCCGAGAAGGAGTTCGTGCGGGAGATCCGGGAGCGGAGCATCGACGACCTGCCCGCCGGCGACCTGGTGGTGCGGGTCCACTACTCCTCCCTCAACTACAAGGATGCCCTCTCGGCCACGGGACACCCCGGGGTGACGCGGCAGTTCCCCCACACCCCCGGCATCGACGCGGCGGGGGAGGTGGTCTCCTGCGAGAGTGGCGCCTTCGCCCCGGGCGACAAGGTTATCGTCACCGGCTACGACCTGGGGATGGAGACCGACGGCGGCTGGGGGCAGTATATCCGCATCCCGGCGGAGTGGGCGGTGCGGCTTCCGGAGGGGCTCTCCCTGCGGGAGGGGATGGCGCTCGGCACCGCCGGCTTCACGGCGGCCCTGTCGGTGCTGAAGCTGGAGCGGGCCGGAGTGGCCCCCGATGCCGGCGAGATCCTCGTCACCGGCGCCACCGGCGGGGTGGGGAGCATCGCCGTCGCCATCCTCGCCGCCGCCGGGTACACGGTTGTAGCCTCCACTGGGAAGGAGGCCGACGAGGAGTATCTCCGGGATCTCGGCGCCGCCCGGGTCGTCAGCCGCGACGAGGTGACCGCCGGGGCCGAGAAGGCGCTCCTGGCCGAGCGGTGGGCCGGCGCGGTGGATGTGGTCGGCGGCCAGACCCTGGCGGCGGTTCTGAAAAGCACGAAGTACGGCGGCACGGTCACCTGCTGCGGGCTCGTGGGCTCGCCGGAGCTGCCGGTGAACGTCTATCCGTTCATCCTGCGGGGGGTAAGCCTGCTGGGGATCGATTCGGTACAGTGCCCGCGCGACATCCGGGAAGCGGTCTGGCAGCGGCTGGCTGCGGGGTGGAAGCCGGACCGCCTCGACGAGATGGTGACCGAGTGCACCCTGCCGGGGCTCGAAGTCATGATCCAGACCATCCTCCACGGGGGGATCACGGGACGGGTCGTGGTCAACCTGCGGGAGAGCTGA
- a CDS encoding flavodoxin family protein, with product MKIVTLLGSPRLKNSATIANRFTETAAALGAETRTFELNRLTYRGCQGCYACKKGDEQCVLTDDLTEVLAAVQEADAVVLASPVYYGDVTAQLKGFIDRCYSYLKPDYLTNPQPSRLSPKKLVFVQTQGNPDESLFADIFPRYDGFLKWMGFTDSRLIRACGVGPVTVDAVPEQVLKQAEDAARAIVG from the coding sequence ATGAAGATTGTCACCCTGTTGGGGAGTCCGCGCCTGAAGAACAGCGCCACCATAGCGAACCGTTTCACCGAGACCGCCGCAGCGCTCGGCGCCGAGACCCGCACCTTCGAGCTGAACCGGCTCACTTACCGCGGCTGCCAGGGATGCTATGCCTGCAAGAAGGGAGATGAGCAGTGCGTGCTGACGGATGACCTGACGGAAGTCCTGGCCGCGGTGCAGGAGGCGGACGCGGTGGTGCTCGCCTCGCCGGTCTACTACGGCGACGTCACCGCCCAGCTCAAGGGATTCATCGACCGCTGCTACTCGTACCTGAAGCCCGATTACCTCACCAACCCGCAGCCGAGCCGGCTTTCACCCAAGAAGCTCGTCTTCGTGCAGACCCAGGGCAACCCGGACGAGTCGCTCTTTGCCGACATCTTCCCCCGCTACGACGGCTTCCTGAAATGGATGGGGTTCACCGATTCCCGCCTGATCCGCGCCTGCGGCGTCGGACCGGTGACCGTCGATGCGGTCCCCGAACAGGTCCTGAAACAGGCCGAGGACGCGGCCCGGGCCATCGTGGGGTGA
- a CDS encoding flavin reductase family protein, with protein sequence MKQSMGAKTLLFPTPVLLVGTYDREGKPNLMNAAWGGICCSQPPCIAVSLRKATYSYAAIVERGAFTVGIPSEALMAEADYVGIASGRDGNKFEVTGLTPVRSELVDAPYAAEFPFVLECRLLHTLEIGLHTQFVGEIVDTKADAGVLAADGLPDILKIRPLVFDTAHRGYHGVGPLLGQAFSVGKKP encoded by the coding sequence ATGAAGCAATCCATGGGGGCCAAGACCCTGCTCTTCCCGACCCCGGTCCTGCTGGTGGGAACCTATGACCGCGAGGGGAAACCGAACCTGATGAACGCCGCCTGGGGGGGCATCTGCTGCTCCCAGCCGCCCTGCATCGCCGTCTCCCTGCGCAAGGCGACCTACTCCTACGCTGCCATCGTGGAGCGGGGGGCCTTCACGGTCGGGATCCCGTCGGAAGCCCTGATGGCGGAGGCCGATTACGTCGGCATCGCCTCGGGGCGCGACGGCAACAAGTTTGAGGTCACCGGACTCACCCCGGTGAGGAGCGAGCTGGTGGACGCCCCCTACGCGGCGGAGTTCCCCTTCGTTCTGGAGTGCCGCCTGCTCCATACCCTGGAGATCGGGCTCCACACCCAGTTCGTCGGCGAGATCGTCGACACGAAGGCCGATGCCGGCGTCCTCGCCGCCGACGGTCTTCCCGACATCCTGAAAATCAGGCCGCTGGTCTTCGATACCGCCCACCGCGGCTACCACGGCGTCGGGCCGCTCCTGGGCCAGGCCTTCTCGGTGGGGAAAAAGCCATGA
- a CDS encoding nitroreductase family protein, protein MNLVSIDRDACRRDGICSTVCPVDLFVTGPDGIPVFRAAGNKRCMECGHCVAACPHDAIDHLTIPRADSPVVDAGLALPAAAAVQLLRSRRSVRQFRSEPVPHELMAKFVDTARWAPTARNRQEVHWLVLRDPAAVRQLAGLTVEWLRQDTGLGSQYAGFVSAWEEGEDRVLRGAPHLVVAHGPADGHGSTVDCTIALNYFELAAVAHGVGTCWAGFLTRAAADYAPLQEVLALPEGHRAFGALMFGYPKYCYHRIPQRREARVEWR, encoded by the coding sequence ATGAATCTCGTCAGCATCGACCGCGACGCCTGCCGCCGCGACGGTATCTGCAGTACGGTCTGTCCCGTCGACCTGTTCGTGACAGGCCCCGACGGAATCCCCGTCTTCCGCGCGGCGGGGAACAAGCGCTGCATGGAGTGCGGGCACTGCGTCGCCGCCTGTCCCCATGACGCCATTGACCATCTCACCATCCCCCGGGCCGATTCCCCGGTGGTCGACGCCGGCCTGGCGCTCCCTGCCGCGGCGGCGGTCCAGCTCCTCAGGAGCCGGCGCTCCGTCCGGCAGTTCCGGAGCGAGCCGGTTCCCCACGAGCTGATGGCGAAGTTCGTCGACACCGCCCGCTGGGCGCCGACGGCCCGCAACCGGCAGGAGGTCCACTGGCTGGTGCTCCGGGATCCGGCCGCGGTGCGGCAGCTGGCCGGCCTCACCGTGGAGTGGCTCCGGCAGGATACGGGACTCGGCAGCCAGTACGCCGGTTTCGTCAGCGCCTGGGAGGAGGGGGAGGACCGGGTGCTGCGCGGCGCCCCGCACCTGGTGGTGGCCCACGGCCCTGCCGACGGGCACGGGAGCACCGTTGACTGCACCATCGCCCTGAACTACTTCGAGCTGGCTGCGGTGGCCCACGGGGTCGGCACCTGCTGGGCGGGGTTCCTGACGCGGGCGGCGGCCGACTACGCCCCGCTCCAGGAGGTCCTGGCGCTCCCCGAGGGGCACCGGGCCTTCGGCGCCCTCATGTTCGGCTATCCGAAGTACTGCTACCACCGCATCCCGCAGCGCCGGGAAGCGCGGGTGGAGTGGCGCTGA
- a CDS encoding MFS transporter, giving the protein MTDSPGAGRRDAGKLLLLACVISFVCFFGSYMRIPIVPLFATALGADSVQVGLINSAFMLMAGALSIPSGLISDRLGRRLPLLGGLLLLAGSSFLLYWSRTPLQMAGIYLLFGIGLSAFSPTLMSYVADVTPPEVLGQAYGWYTMAVYGGMTVGPAAGGFLGTALGLRPVFLVSGGLILAMFLVAFVFLPMPPPHAAGAPHRPAILPTLKGLMGNRPLLACLVATLGTCFGFGMFVTFMPLYIRSQGMHSGHVGFVFAAQSLANALSRLPSGKLSDRVADRSRLVTAGLAVFALALASFGLCRSVVPLMGGAAAMGMSMGIAFTAVCALIADVVPRNLRGLAMGCYNTCVYIGMMLCAAGMGAVIRQAGYQTGFFLSGAVGAATLLLFVALYRRPTSAAG; this is encoded by the coding sequence ATGACCGATTCCCCCGGCGCCGGCAGGCGCGATGCCGGCAAACTCCTGCTGCTCGCCTGCGTCATCAGCTTTGTCTGCTTCTTCGGCTCCTACATGCGGATCCCGATCGTCCCCCTCTTCGCCACGGCGCTGGGGGCCGATTCGGTGCAGGTGGGGCTCATCAACAGCGCCTTCATGCTGATGGCCGGCGCGCTCTCCATCCCGTCGGGGCTCATCTCCGACCGCCTGGGGCGGCGGCTGCCGCTGCTGGGGGGGCTGCTCCTCCTGGCGGGGTCATCCTTTCTCCTCTACTGGAGCCGCACCCCGCTACAGATGGCGGGGATCTATCTCCTCTTCGGCATCGGGCTGTCGGCCTTCTCGCCGACCCTCATGTCGTACGTGGCCGACGTCACCCCGCCGGAGGTGTTGGGACAGGCCTACGGCTGGTACACCATGGCGGTGTATGGCGGCATGACCGTCGGCCCGGCCGCCGGCGGCTTCCTCGGGACGGCGCTGGGGCTCCGGCCGGTCTTCCTCGTGTCGGGAGGGCTGATCCTGGCCATGTTCCTCGTGGCCTTCGTCTTTCTCCCCATGCCGCCTCCCCACGCCGCCGGCGCCCCCCACCGCCCCGCCATCCTGCCGACGCTGAAGGGGCTCATGGGGAACCGCCCGCTCCTCGCCTGTCTCGTCGCCACGCTCGGCACCTGCTTCGGCTTCGGGATGTTCGTCACCTTCATGCCGCTCTACATCCGGAGCCAGGGGATGCACTCGGGGCACGTCGGGTTCGTCTTCGCGGCCCAGTCCCTGGCCAACGCCCTTTCGCGCCTCCCCTCGGGGAAGCTGAGCGACCGGGTTGCCGACCGCAGCCGCCTTGTGACGGCCGGGCTTGCCGTCTTCGCCCTGGCGCTCGCCTCCTTCGGCCTCTGCCGCTCCGTGGTGCCGCTCATGGGGGGAGCGGCGGCGATGGGGATGAGCATGGGGATCGCCTTCACCGCCGTCTGTGCGCTGATCGCCGACGTGGTGCCGCGGAATCTGCGGGGGCTCGCCATGGGGTGTTACAATACCTGCGTCTATATCGGGATGATGCTCTGCGCCGCCGGCATGGGAGCGGTCATCCGGCAGGCCGGCTACCAGACCGGCTTTTTCCTGAGCGGTGCGGTGGGCGCGGCAACGCTTCTTCTCTTCGTCGCCCTCTACCGGCGTCCGACGTCGGCAGCGGGGTAA
- a CDS encoding epoxyqueuosine reductase, whose amino-acid sequence MVGMISAEIRRFVGESLDNRFPDSGEPYFDEPLVGFAAADDPLFAEYKRIIGDFHRAPGEILDGAATVICWVLPVTRATRESNRKESLWPSRQWALTRNNGEGFNSALRRHLAAWLQERGHRAVAPQLAEGWRQLDAPAVGVASTWSERHAAYAAGLGTFSLNDALITPRGIAHRLGSVITDLPLPPTPRTSPDHRHNCLWYREGSCGACIGRCPAGALSRQGHDKARCRDYVYGAVPAAVGERYGVAQTGCGLCQTRVPCETQVPAGRGRATP is encoded by the coding sequence ATGGTCGGGATGATTTCGGCAGAGATCAGGCGCTTCGTGGGGGAGTCCCTCGACAACCGGTTTCCCGACAGCGGCGAACCGTACTTCGACGAGCCCCTCGTGGGGTTTGCCGCGGCGGACGACCCACTCTTCGCGGAGTATAAGCGGATCATCGGCGATTTCCATCGGGCTCCGGGGGAGATCCTGGACGGCGCGGCCACGGTGATCTGCTGGGTCCTCCCCGTGACCCGCGCCACCCGCGAGAGCAACCGGAAGGAGAGCCTGTGGCCCTCACGGCAGTGGGCCCTTACCCGCAACAACGGCGAGGGTTTCAACAGCGCCCTCCGCCGCCACCTGGCCGCCTGGCTCCAGGAGCGCGGCCACCGGGCCGTGGCGCCGCAACTGGCCGAGGGGTGGCGGCAGCTGGACGCCCCCGCCGTCGGGGTCGCCTCCACCTGGTCCGAGCGTCACGCCGCCTATGCCGCCGGGCTCGGGACCTTCAGCCTGAACGACGCCCTCATCACCCCGCGGGGAATCGCCCATCGCCTCGGGAGCGTCATTACCGATCTCCCCTTGCCACCGACGCCGCGCACCTCCCCCGACCATCGGCACAACTGCCTCTGGTACCGCGAGGGGAGCTGCGGGGCCTGTATCGGCCGCTGCCCCGCCGGCGCCCTCTCGCGGCAGGGACACGACAAGGCGAGGTGCCGCGACTACGTCTACGGCGCGGTCCCTGCCGCGGTGGGGGAGCGCTACGGCGTCGCCCAGACCGGCTGCGGCCTCTGCCAGACCCGGGTTCCGTGCGAGACGCAGGTGCCGGCGGGAAGAGGGCGCGCAACCCCTTAA